The Deltaproteobacteria bacterium genome window below encodes:
- a CDS encoding FHA domain-containing protein — translation MVRAPRRAAVMDEGGSGGGRGWLRRRATLRPDLRAAIALEEAGELLEAARVFEYAGEHAQAALLRLETARTLRDRGERIDVLREGCARHPAATPESRLLHLALAEALLTEADVIDDPASARAHKLEAARALDDADEGARAGELYEELGLLVRAAAAYERGGEIARLELVLAVLEHQEQRDEAARALEREVDRALASGRRAQAFALLREQTDGERRRDGVVRAPLLARLERLERAMVRGLRVDLRWGGERRTRLDGALSLVIGRAPDASLTLGGASLSRHHVALRLDASGERTRVVAIDLGSRAGSFVDGEPLIAGEPFELGQTALLALGSHAELEITPLRTTDGHDHGAIVTRAGDPVQLVWLPQGGPLWLGRDIAVPARVLFEANRVALDFRSGLRVDLDGEPLEPGACIDLLRGDRIALRDAPLSLEVIG, via the coding sequence ATGGTGAGGGCGCCCAGGCGTGCAGCGGTGATGGACGAGGGCGGCTCCGGCGGTGGCCGTGGATGGTTGCGACGTCGCGCGACGCTGCGCCCCGATCTGCGCGCTGCGATCGCGCTCGAGGAAGCCGGCGAGCTGCTCGAGGCGGCGCGCGTGTTCGAGTACGCCGGCGAGCACGCCCAGGCCGCGTTGCTGCGCCTCGAGACCGCACGGACCCTGCGCGATCGCGGTGAACGCATCGACGTGCTGCGCGAGGGCTGCGCGCGGCACCCCGCCGCCACGCCCGAATCACGACTGCTCCACCTCGCGCTCGCCGAGGCGCTGCTGACCGAAGCCGACGTCATCGACGATCCCGCGTCGGCGCGTGCGCACAAGCTCGAGGCCGCCCGCGCGCTCGACGACGCCGACGAGGGCGCCCGCGCCGGCGAGCTCTACGAGGAGCTGGGCCTGCTGGTGCGGGCGGCCGCGGCCTACGAGCGCGGCGGCGAGATCGCCCGACTCGAGCTGGTGCTGGCGGTGCTCGAGCACCAGGAGCAGCGCGACGAGGCCGCCCGCGCGCTCGAGCGCGAGGTCGACCGCGCGCTCGCCAGTGGCCGCCGCGCGCAGGCCTTCGCGCTGCTGCGCGAGCAGACCGACGGCGAGCGCCGCCGCGACGGCGTGGTGCGGGCGCCCCTGCTCGCGCGGCTCGAACGACTCGAGCGCGCGATGGTCCGCGGCCTACGGGTCGACCTGCGCTGGGGTGGCGAGCGACGCACCCGCCTCGACGGTGCGCTGTCGCTGGTGATCGGCCGCGCGCCCGATGCCTCGCTCACGCTCGGCGGCGCCTCGCTGTCGCGCCACCACGTCGCGCTGCGGCTCGACGCCAGCGGCGAGCGCACGCGGGTGGTCGCGATCGATCTGGGCAGCCGCGCCGGCAGCTTCGTCGACGGCGAGCCGCTCATCGCCGGCGAGCCGTTCGAGCTGGGGCAGACCGCCTTGCTCGCGCTCGGCAGCCACGCCGAGCTCGAGATCACGCCGCTGCGCACCACCGACGGACACGACCACGGCGCGATCGTGACGCGCGCGGGTGATCCGGTGCAGCTGGTGTGGCTGCCGCAGGGCGGGCCGCTGTGGCTGGGCCGCGACATCGCCGTGCCCGCGCGGGTGTTGTTCGAGGCCAATCGCGTGGCGCTCGACTTCCGCTCGGGCCTGCGCGTCGACCTCGACGGCGAGCCGCTCGAGCCCGGTGCCTGCATCGATCTCCTGCGCGGCGATCGCATCGCGCTGCGCGACGCGCCGCTTTCGCTCGAGGTGATCGGATGA